From the genome of Victivallis lenta:
AGCCGCAGTAGTAGAGGAAGAACCGCCCGCCGATCGCCGGAAACAGCGCGTAATTGAGGATGCCGGACAGGAAGCTGAGCAGTCCGGCGAACACCCGGAAACTCCGGCTGTAACGCATTTCGAAGAACTGCGCCAGCGTCATCGCGCGGGTCTCCCGGTAGCGGTAGGTCACGAAACCGGTCATGGTCATCACGAGCCCGACCAGAATGCCGATCCCGCTCCAGAAGCCGATCGAGTTGCCGGTCCGGTAATACATCTCGAACATGCCCACCATCGTGATGAGCCCGAGTCCCGCCGAACCGTCGGCGACGCTCAGCAGATAGCGGCCGGCGCACCTCCCCGCCGACAGAAAGCCGGAGACGCTTTTGATATAGCTCCGGGCCCTGAAACCGACTCCCAGAATGACCAGCAGCGGAAGCGCAACCAGCAGCCAATCGACGAAATGCATGGGCATGATCAGATGAAATCCTTATTTATGTTCAATTCTTTCGGGAAACACCAGCTTGCCGTATGCTTCGCGGAGATGGAAGTCGGTTTTCGGCAGCGGACTGGTGGCGGAGTATTCGATCTCCGGCAGCGTCACGGAATAATTGTAGCGCGCCGCCATCGCGCGCCAGTTTCCCGAAGCGCCGAAAGGATCGCCGTACCGGGTCAGTTCCTCCAGCGGGATCGCGATTTCGGCCGTCCAGCCCCGGTCACGGTCGCTCCAGTCATTCAGCGTGCCGTCCACGCGGGCTCCGGCGCGAAGCCGGGTATGCTCCTGCATCGCGGTCAGGAAGATCTTCCGCCCGGCGCCGGGAAAGAACAGCATGGAGCGCCTCCCGTTCGGAGCGGCGTAAATCTCCCAGTAATGCGCTTTCCCCTCCGGCCAGAGGAAAAGCTCGAGCACGTCGCCGGTCTCGTACAGGTGCCGGTTGTCCCGCTCCTCCTCCTGGACGACATCGTCGTCGTCAAGCTCGGCCAGCACGTAGAGGAATCGGTCGTCGTACGCGAACCGGACCGTGCCGGGCTGACGACAGCCGGTGCCGCCATTGCGGTCGCGCGGCGGCAGCAGCGGATAAGGCTGCGCCCGGCTCCAGACCTCCTCCGCGGCGACGCCGTCCGGCGTGACCGGTTCCGCCGTCCACGCCGCCGCCAGCCGGGGAGGAGCGGACGGCGGAACCCCCCCGCACCCCGCGGCGGCCGCCAGCAGCACGATAAAAGAGTACAGCCGCAGTTTCATGCGTCACCGCCCCAGCCGGCCGATCAGTTCCGCCGCGCGGCGGCGGAAATTCCGGTAATCGTCTTCGCTGCGCGAATAGTCGTCCATGGTGCGGAACACCGAATCGAGTTTCAGCAGCTCCTCCGCTTCGGCGACCGCTTCCGGAGAACGCTTTTGCTTCTTCGCCTCGGCAACTGCGTTTTTCAGCAGGACCATGTATTCGTAATCCTCCATGCCGTCACAGATCACCTTGAGCCGGATGCTCGCCAGCGGCGACCCGTCCCCGGCCGGATACTGGAGCACACCGTCACCGTTCACGCCGTTGGCGTTGTTGACGAACGGATCATCCGGATTGAAGATCGCCGTCGCCCAGTAGAGGATGCCGTCGAACTTCTCCTTTGCGGTCACCCAGGCGACGGCGCGCCAGGCGGAGGCGTCGGTGTCGAGATGGTAGTTCGGCCACGGATACCACGGCCCGGAACAGGGATACTGCCACACTTCGCGGCCGGCGGCCTGCTCTTCGGCTTTGCGTTTCAAATTGGTCCAGTGCAGCGCCGGAACCCAGCAGTCGATATTGTCGACCAGCCGCGACGGGAAGTTCGCGTTCACGCCGGTCACGAGGATTTTCAGATCCGGCGCGTTTTCCCGGATGACGCCGGTCATCTTCCTCACCTTGTCGTTCAGGCCGTTGCCGGGCTCGTCGACCGGATAGGCGAAGGCGTGCTTCGCCATGCCGTTTTCCGCATAATGCCTGTTCACCGCGCGCCAGACCGCCGGCCATTCCGCCGGAACTTCGTGATCTTCGGTCATGAAGTGCCACAGGTACGGGCCGGTGCAGAAACCGGTGGCGCCGGCTTCGAGATATTTTTTATTCAAAGCGTCATAGACCTCCGCCTTCACTTCGCAGGAGCCGTCCGGCTGCATTTCGAAGCTCTGCCCCGACGTATCGACCACCCGCTTCGGCAGGAGAGCCGGGACCCCGAAAATGATCGGCGTCAGCCGGTGCTCGACCAGCATCATCGCATATCGGTCGACCAGCGCGGTGAATTTCGCAACGTCCATCGTCTCCTCGTCGGGAAAGAACCGCCGCCGCAACGAGGTTTCCCAGATCGAAAACGCGGTTTTCAAACTGTGCTTCTTCGGAATCGCAAACGGGTATACCTCCAGCTTCACGGCGACGGTTTCGGTTCTGCCGGAGCCGTCGGCCACCCGGATGGAACCGGTGTAGTTTCCGGGCGCCGCCTCCATCGGGACCTTCAGCGAAATCCAGAGCGGCCGGACCTCTCCGGGCTTCAGCGAGAGCTTGCCCGCCAGCGGGAACAGCGGGTCTGGGTAGTCGCCGGCGCCGCGCACGGTCGGGTAGCCGACCGGCAGCGCCGTCGCGCTGCCCTCCCGGCTGATCCGGAATGCTGCGGCGGGAATCACGCCGCCCTTCCCGCTGCGCAGTTCGGAAGCCTCCACCGTGATACCGTCGACCGCATCCCTGCCGGTAAACAGCACGAGCTGGAAGTTTTCGAATTCGTTGCGGGCGGCTTCGAGGGAAAATTCACGCCTGTCGCCGAAATACGGCAGGTCGGAGAAGATCCGCTCGAAACTGCCGGCGGCGGATATCCCGAGCCCCCGGGTCGCCATCTGTTTCTCCCGCAGCTCCCGGCGGGCCGGGGCCGGATCGGCGGGGAAGTTCCAGCGGTTGGCGAAAACCACCTCCGCCCCGTCCGTGAGCAGGAGTTCGAGCGTCCGGGTCCCGGCGGGAACGGCGGACTCAAACACGCCGTTCCGGTTCGGCACGGAGACGGCTTTCCCGCCGTCGACCGTCATACGCAGTTCCGCCGCCGGAGAAGCCGCAATCCGGAACTCCCGCTCGGAAAACTTCGTCATCCGGACGGGAATCGTCCCTTTTCCTCCAAGCTTCAGTTCCGGGAACTCCAGCGGTTTCTGGAACTGCCCGGGGATCGGCGCGAAGCCGGAGAACTCCGGCCCCCGCCCGTCCTCCTTCGCCGTCTGATTGTGGTTGAAGGAGCGGTGGCAGCTGATCTTCCAGCCCGGAGAACGGAAGATGCCGGTAAGGTCGTATCCGGCGGCAGGCAGCGCCGCCTCGACCATCCAGCTGCCGTCATTCACGGTCGCCTTGCACGCGGCGGCCACCGGCGGCAGGCGGTCCATGCCGCCGTACTCCTCATCGACGTAGTTCAAGCCGGCGGTTCCGCGCGAATAGAGCAGCCAGTGGTAGATATTCCGGTTGAACGGCGTCATGACGAAAATCTCGATGCAGTCGTCATAGGCGCCGCCCCGGTTCAGGATTTTCGTGTTGCCGTCCGAAGCGATCGCCGCGACGTACAGGTGATCCCGGTCGTATTTCAGAAAAACGCGGGTCTCCTCCTTCGCCCGCCCCTGTCCGTTCGCCAGCTGGAAGCCGGTGATTTCGAGCGCGTCGCGCCATTCGCCGGGCTCCACCCTGCCGTCG
Proteins encoded in this window:
- a CDS encoding sugar-binding protein translates to MKLRLYSFIVLLAAAAGCGGVPPSAPPRLAAAWTAEPVTPDGVAAEEVWSRAQPYPLLPPRDRNGGTGCRQPGTVRFAYDDRFLYVLAELDDDDVVQEEERDNRHLYETGDVLELFLWPEGKAHYWEIYAAPNGRRSMLFFPGAGRKIFLTAMQEHTRLRAGARVDGTLNDWSDRDRGWTAEIAIPLEELTRYGDPFGASGNWRAMAARYNYSVTLPEIEYSATSPLPKTDFHLREAYGKLVFPERIEHK
- a CDS encoding glycoside hydrolase domain-containing protein, with translation MTACRKMICGLAGLAALAASAGTPVLTVPETAQPPAIDGRVEPGEWRDALEITGFQLANGQGRAKEETRVFLKYDRDHLYVAAIASDGNTKILNRGGAYDDCIEIFVMTPFNRNIYHWLLYSRGTAGLNYVDEEYGGMDRLPPVAAACKATVNDGSWMVEAALPAAGYDLTGIFRSPGWKISCHRSFNHNQTAKEDGRGPEFSGFAPIPGQFQKPLEFPELKLGGKGTIPVRMTKFSEREFRIAASPAAELRMTVDGGKAVSVPNRNGVFESAVPAGTRTLELLLTDGAEVVFANRWNFPADPAPARRELREKQMATRGLGISAAGSFERIFSDLPYFGDRREFSLEAARNEFENFQLVLFTGRDAVDGITVEASELRSGKGGVIPAAAFRISREGSATALPVGYPTVRGAGDYPDPLFPLAGKLSLKPGEVRPLWISLKVPMEAAPGNYTGSIRVADGSGRTETVAVKLEVYPFAIPKKHSLKTAFSIWETSLRRRFFPDEETMDVAKFTALVDRYAMMLVEHRLTPIIFGVPALLPKRVVDTSGQSFEMQPDGSCEVKAEVYDALNKKYLEAGATGFCTGPYLWHFMTEDHEVPAEWPAVWRAVNRHYAENGMAKHAFAYPVDEPGNGLNDKVRKMTGVIRENAPDLKILVTGVNANFPSRLVDNIDCWVPALHWTNLKRKAEEQAAGREVWQYPCSGPWYPWPNYHLDTDASAWRAVAWVTAKEKFDGILYWATAIFNPDDPFVNNANGVNGDGVLQYPAGDGSPLASIRLKVICDGMEDYEYMVLLKNAVAEAKKQKRSPEAVAEAEELLKLDSVFRTMDDYSRSEDDYRNFRRRAAELIGRLGR